From the Cloeon dipterum chromosome 4, ieCloDipt1.1, whole genome shotgun sequence genome, the window CGCACACCATTACAAAGTTTTCCCCTGCCTGAACACAGATTCTCATCTTTGCATGTGGACTTGGTCACTTTGCCATATTCAGATGGTTTTAAATATCTCTTGACAGTCATTGACAGGTACACCCGGTGGCCTGAGGCAATTCCGTTAACCGACATTACTGCCGAGACCGTTTCTCGagcattttatgaaaattggatttgccGTTTCGGTTGTCCTCTGACTGTGGTATGTGACCAAGGTAGACAATTCATTTCTGatctttttgaaaaactggCCGAACAGATGggatttaaattagatttcacAACTGCTTATCATCCACAGTGTAATGGCATGGTGGAGCGCTTGCATCGCACGCTTAAAGCAGCGCTCATGTGCCACAAAGGGCAATGGACAGCCGCCTTGTCAACCGTTTTGCTAGGATTGCGAACTGTGTTAAAGGAGGATTTGAGGTGCAGCACAGCAGAGTTGTTATACGgcgaacaattaaaattgccgGGTGAATTTTTCGTTAAATCCGAGAATGAAATGCCGCAACATgagttgttaattaaattgcgcgcgatcattgaaaaattacgtCCGACTCCTGCTTCACACCATTCAAATCACCTCAAAACATTTGTTCATCCTGATATGGCTACTGCTTCACACTGTTTTGTGCGTACTGATGCGGTCAGAAAATCATTGCAGCCTCCATACACTGGTCCTTTCCCGATAGTAGAAAGAGGACCCAAGTTTTTCAAGTTAGAAATCAAAGGCCAGCACAAAAATGTCAGTGTAGACCGTCTGAAACCAGCTTTTATTTTAGCCACAGAGTCTGTCTCTTCAATAGAAGTAGTTAAAAGCAAAGTGGTGGAAGAGCAGACCGATCAAACTGAAACTGTCGAGAAAACTGCAAAGTCGTGCAGAAAAGTAAGATTTGCAATTTGAGTTTAGTTATTGTCTCTTAAAACTTCCAGTTTACTCCCCCCGGACTAaatgtagtggttgcggagccgagctcccattcctttttcatttttagcctagggtattgttattcatgattgttagaaattcgttaatgcaacagagagagagatttttaatttaaattagttttcgccggacacacgagccaacaagtcgcatcttaagagttccgagcgtttaattgtgaaggacccggctcaatcgggtaaattcttttctaattttaaattgttcttcaagacaaatctctttaaattgtcaattctaagtcgtgtatcaattttgtttaaaggtccttgtattctgttagactaagtcgccaagtgactgacgttcataaagagaagaattcgttgaaaatcccgcaaggtttaatttccacctACTACCCCCCTAAATATATatggcaaataataatattactgCGAGACTGCACGTTTGCTTTTATGAGCAATggaccaaaataaaatcaagtggATGAACaaggaattattaaaaaaaggaataacaCGCATTCATactattttaagaaaaaatagctCGACCTCCCGATAATaatcgaatatttttcaaacttcagtaaattttttggacaggcaaataataataataattatcctTTAAAGTAACGATATGAaggcttatttaaaaaatcaattttaaattcaatgaatGTCTCTGcgcggaaattaattcagaatgGTCAggtaatattgaaaattctgaggaaaaaattgaatagcaCGTTCTCGTACTcttctatatttaattttgtcctctCAGATCAGCTAGGGTATTAAGCGGTTGTTTTTTTGCGGATCCggttttttgggttttttgcaGCTAGTTTCTCCCGCATTTTTGGTGCctatgaaaaattacattataaaatgtttaaaaacatgagtcaacgaaaataaaaaacccgTTCCCTCCCCATATAACCATATGAGGtgcaaaaaaacacaaaactgGTTAAGTACCGCAAaaaaccactgcactgcaagttTGGGAATCTCCCTGGGAGATACCCAGCAAACCATCCAGCAGTATTTTCCGCGCAGAGTAGAGCCATtcattaaattacaatttaataactgtgtgtatttatttctttttctgttaaaaaaatcaactaataCATCcgctcaaataattaattcatagcTTGATAAAGGCAAGAAAGTTTCAAACTTGATGCGGGCTCCCCGGGCACACCCATTTAAAAACTTTCGGTGCAGCAGCTGGTCAATGTGTACAGACTCTGTTATCTAAAAGAAATACATCTTTCTCTCTTTGTGCAACCTGCTAGCTAATGTGATCGCAATAATGGCAGGCTTGAAATTCTGTGCCAATCTCAGCTTTATGTTCCAAGAGAGCACTTCTCTGCTCGAAAGGTACGCTTTGGCCGCGAAAGCCGGTTTCAAATGGGTCGAGTGCGCCTTTCCCTATGACCATCCCCTTGAGGAGGTGGTAGCAGCCAAAGAGGCGGCCGGCGTTCAACAGGCATTGATCAACATTCACGTCGGTAAAGTGTTTATCGAGAAAAAAGGATTGAATTAAACCCTAAATTAAAAGGCGATGTGACAAAGGGTGAACTGGGCACAGCGGCCGAGCCTGGTCGCGAGGAGGACTTTAAGAAAAGTTTGCAGCTGGCCGTCGATTATGCTAAGGCGCTCAAATGCAACAGGTGAGTTTTTGTGCGAGTCTAGCTTGAagctaatttgaaaatttcaggatCCACATCATGTCTGGAAAGGTGGAGAAACCCACGGCCGAGAACTGGACCACTTACGAGCAGAATATTAGATTCGCCACTTCCCTCTTGGCCCAAAATGAAATAGTTGCGCTCATCGAACCGATCAACAACAGGAGTGTGCCTCAATACTTCATGAACAATTACGACAAAGGtcttaaatttgataaaaaaaaggaaataattgcaagtttatttatttcagcacTGCACCTGGTTAAGTCCGTCAACTCAccgaatttgaaaataatgatggACATTTTCCACCTTCAGCAGCTCAAAGGCAACTTGGCTCACAATATCAAAGAACTTCTACCTTTTGTTGGTGAGTcccatttttattgtattccCTAACCATACAATTAAGGTTGaggcaaatttattaattaatattattaaatacaaaatgtatttatccctttatttaaaaatgttagagTAGGAAATCCTGTTGTTGGAATTAAGTTATTTCTACTTTGTTAAATGTTTAACTGAGAATGAGTCGGTAGTTTTTGCCTCAAGCTTGTTTAGAATATCACTTCATATTTTAAtccataattttaaactttcctGGTCAAAACGCCAGGGCAAAATCTCTCATCCCAAAAAATTGTCATCGGATTTCAATTCACGAAAACAATTTAGCTCTTTTTGAATGAAGTCGTTATTTAACACATCATGTAGtcaattgatgaaaaatacGCTTTTATCaggcaagaaaaatgatgtccAACGAGCATGACAAGTTCATAATTAACACCGCCAGCGGTTGTTTTAGTTGCATAAATCCCATTGACGCAAAGCAACGCTTGAATTTATGTAGTGTAATTTAGTCAACTTGATAATCATGCCAATCGGATGTTTGTAGGGCATATTCAAATCGCGCAAGTGCCAGATAGACATGAGCCAGACTCTGATGGGGAAATCAACTACCAGTATGTGCTGCAgcagttggagaaaaacgAATACGACAAGTGGATTGGCCTGGAATACAAACCAAAATCAGACACCCTGCACGGATTGAAGTGGGTGAATGACTTTGGCTACAGTCTGTGATTTAAagcggcaataaaattattaatttcctaCGCGGTGGTCTTTTCCTTCAACGCAACAAGGCAGACGTTTTCAAGAGTCACGTTTTCTTTGACGTAATACATAAGTTCGGTGTCAAACCCTGACTTCATAAGATATGCAACCCTGCCCTGGTCTATTAAAAGTTTGCACTTTCGTCCAATCTCCTCGCGGATTTCCCTACTCAAATTGAGCCGGTCGTACCTGTCTTTGTGCGGATTGTCTTCTTGTGGATGCTGGGCAGGCTGCCTCTCTTCTGGCTGGCGACTCTTGCCTATTCCGCAAGTCGCCCAGCTGACCAACACGCACATCAGGGTAAAATCCTGAGAAGATAGACCAACGTTctgcaaaaaacaaacatgaattttttaatatacgcTTTGAACCTTCAATGAAGTTAGTCTCACCTTAAACAACTCTTTGCCTACAAAATGTCTCCACTCGCATCTGTGGTGGCAGCAGAGAGCCATCACAAGTCCCTCTTGCCGTGGAGAACTGCCAGATGAATCTGCATTTACAACGCACCTCAGAgctaaatctgaaaaataagaTGAACAAATTAAAGTTCTCCCTCAAATTTAAGATCAATCTCGTTTACCTGTCGCCGCTCCACAGAGATGCTTGCTTATTGGGACGACATATCGGCAGCCCTCGCGGAAGTCAACTTTTTCCAGGCACAGGTCTCCAACGTTGGCCAGCACTCGGATGACCTCAGAATTGACCCCTTCCGTCACAAGCTTATTCTCACTTTTGTGTCTATAGGTGGACACATCGACCAGGGCAAATGTGCagttacttaaatttttggcagCATGGGCAAGCCAAAAGGTAAATTTCCCTGTTAAATAATTGATCAGTGAAATGTAaccaacaaattaaatgaaaatttgttatacCTTTCCCAGCACCTAATTCAACAAAGCAGGTGTCAttcttgatcaaatttttgctctccaTGATTCCAATTAATGACGAATTTTGCTTTAGATGCTTCAAAGCAGGTGCACCGAGGTCAGGCCTTTGAATTTCTTCAGCAAGAGCCGGATGCTCTAAAATTTGCTCCTTGATTTTGATGTTGATTTCTGGACAGTAAAATAAcccattgcaaaaaatatataggttgtaataatgataaaaaattataccttCATAGATTTTTTCAACTCGAGAAATAAGATCTAGAAGAGCCTCATCACTAACATCATTCAAATGAACTCTTGGAACTTCATCTTCAACAGGTCCGGCATTTATCGATGGATTTATGTATACTGGCCTTGTTTCTGAAGGACGAGAGTTGCATCTTGCCATGTGTTTCTTCAGGTGGCTTTTGTAGCAAGAGCTgaacaaagaaattaaatattttttgtaatacatacatacatattttttcgcAGGATATCTTTTgtacattaataaaatataaacttacTGATTGCTGTCAAAAGGGCAAGGGACCCTCAATCTCTCCTCGCCCGATTGAATTTCGATACAAGTCTCTGCACTTGACTGTGtattggaaatgaaaatttagttttttaattcaaaacgttaacacaaatttgaacaaacCTTTACGCTGTCATCTTTCATGTGGTCAATGTGTTCACCACAGTATTTTTCACCAATTCTTACTGTCATTCTACAAAGTCTCTTCTTcttcaaaacgaaaaattgGCACTGAACTCGCtctgtcattatttttaaagtctgGGAATTATGGGGCAAACACACTTATGAATCAAGAATCAAGCATGGATTTGTTTACTTCTTTGACTCGTGCCTGCTCGTGCCCTCCTGCCTTTCCCTTGGCTGTGCAAGGCGAGTTGGTTCTTCTCTCCTCCGTCAATTCTATGGTAAATTTGGCCATCTAGTGATACACCACTAAACCATTTTCCTTTCTTAAATTtgatgtttcaaaattaaactctttTTGCTTCTTCAgcttcaataattattttttttttcaaatctgtAAATGTTGAggttcagaaaaaataaatgtaccaatttattggttttacATCGATCTCAAAGAGCAAGCAgcacacaaaattttcaagagccGCGCCAACTAAAGTTTTATTGGGGAAGGCAGAGATGTTTTTGGGCAACTCTTTTCTCCTGATCAATTGATTCGCT encodes:
- the Gip gene encoding putative hydroxypyruvate isomerase encodes the protein MAGLKFCANLSFMFQESTSLLERYALAAKAGFKWVECAFPYDHPLEEVVAAKEAAGVQQALINIHVGDVTKGELGTAAEPGREEDFKKSLQLAVDYAKALKCNRIHIMSGKVEKPTAENWTTYEQNIRFATSLLAQNEIVALIEPINNRSVPQYFMNNYDKALHLVKSVNSPNLKIMMDIFHLQQLKGNLAHNIKELLPFVGHIQIAQVPDRHEPDSDGEINYQYVLQQLEKNEYDKWIGLEYKPKSDTLHGLKWVNDFGYSL
- the LOC135944436 gene encoding tRNA:m(4)X modification enzyme TRM13 homolog, with protein sequence MTERVQCQFFVLKKKRLCRMTVRIGEKYCGEHIDHMKDDSVKSSAETCIEIQSGEERLRVPCPFDSNHSCYKSHLKKHMARCNSRPSETRPVYINPSINAGPVEDEVPRVHLNDVSDEALLDLISRVEKIYEEINIKIKEQILEHPALAEEIQRPDLGAPALKHLKQNSSLIGIMESKNLIKNDTCFVELGAGKGKFTFWLAHAAKNLSNCTFALVDVSTYRHKSENKLVTEGVNSEVIRVLANVGDLCLEKVDFREGCRYVVPISKHLCGAATDLALRCVVNADSSGSSPRQEGLVMALCCHHRCEWRHFVGKELFKNVGLSSQDFTLMCVLVSWATCGIGKSRQPEERQPAQHPQEDNPHKDRYDRLNLSREIREEIGRKCKLLIDQGRVAYLMKSGFDTELMYYVKENVTLENVCLVALKEKTTA